One stretch of Streptomyces sp. A2-16 DNA includes these proteins:
- a CDS encoding FkbM family methyltransferase → MTGPARTWAARVAPLLPTRLVAAVARAVYPRFEPELARLADLCPADCGTAVDVGGWYGPWTRRLAGRARRVVTVEPVPHLARLLTSAAPANVQVVQAAATDSPGTARLWLPPGDEGDRGVSSLVRREIHGRAVDVRCVTLDELGLKDVGFIKIDVDGSELAVLRGATGVLARDRPALFVELESRIQPIAPVVTYLSLLGYDGWVLPRATWVPLSGFPLEAHQETASYVVGQGLLRRVLPLVHRPRYINSVLFLPDGRRPGVSAMEDDGGHALRKAGG, encoded by the coding sequence ATGACCGGACCGGCTCGTACCTGGGCGGCGCGAGTGGCCCCCCTGCTGCCCACCCGCCTGGTCGCGGCGGTCGCACGGGCCGTGTACCCGCGCTTCGAACCGGAGCTGGCGCGCCTTGCCGACCTGTGCCCGGCCGACTGCGGGACGGCGGTGGACGTGGGCGGCTGGTACGGGCCGTGGACGCGCCGGCTGGCCGGGCGGGCGCGGCGCGTGGTGACCGTCGAGCCGGTGCCGCATCTGGCCCGGCTGCTGACCTCCGCGGCACCGGCGAACGTACAGGTCGTCCAGGCCGCGGCCACCGACAGTCCGGGGACCGCCCGGCTGTGGCTGCCGCCCGGGGACGAGGGCGACCGCGGGGTGTCCTCCCTGGTCCGGCGCGAGATCCACGGCCGGGCGGTGGACGTCCGCTGCGTCACCCTGGACGAACTGGGCCTCAAGGACGTCGGTTTCATCAAGATCGACGTGGACGGGAGCGAGCTGGCGGTGCTGCGCGGGGCGACGGGCGTCCTCGCGCGTGACCGGCCCGCGCTCTTCGTCGAACTGGAGTCCCGGATCCAGCCGATCGCACCGGTGGTGACCTACCTCTCCCTCCTCGGCTACGACGGCTGGGTGCTGCCCCGCGCGACCTGGGTCCCGCTGTCCGGCTTCCCCCTGGAGGCCCACCAGGAGACGGCCTCGTACGTGGTCGGCCAGGGCCTCCTGCGTCGCGTCCTGCCGCTCGTCCACCGCCCGCGCTACATCAACTCGGTCCTCTTCCTCCCCGACGGCCGCCGGCCCGGTGTCAGTGCGATGGAGGACGATGGGGGTCATGCCCTCCGGAAAGCAGGCGGCTAG
- a CDS encoding condensation protein, which translates to MTAPVRIPFPVVDEVSRHCLQEEEPETVHIEVHLPGRLDRSRLRKAFLEALHRHPRILMRQAAGGWYRRRYEWELTAEPDVEVVTFPEPGPNSLRDARTRALVEAPPLSLSPPIRLEVVEGAGPAEGSEATDMVGLHPPFKGRGAVSTSGSAAGRDQPPPARARNTTVLFLTINHTALDGPACLRILATAAEIYGGQDNSPAPAPTRPQEPPAPPENTPSNWTRPARVARGAPENSPGNGLLVTELALPHRPKGSPYTVNDQLMVATALTIAHWNREHGEAPRPLRITMPVDDRPRDMTMEIGNGTRLVEVPFSPEELAKNPEAMPELLSRTAQRTRALKSLSRPQLGHGAGVLTAPVTPVAWRAALTRGLRRAAAPWTSTTLLSNIGRVPYPLDFGEEAGRAHAVWFSAPARMPRGLTVTTASTAGRLHLALRWSRALLGHGDGAHLRDLFEHYLHTTEVAP; encoded by the coding sequence ATGACGGCTCCTGTCCGCATCCCGTTCCCGGTGGTCGACGAGGTCTCCCGGCACTGCCTCCAGGAGGAGGAACCGGAGACGGTCCACATCGAGGTGCATCTGCCGGGCCGGCTGGACCGGTCCCGACTGCGGAAGGCGTTCCTGGAGGCCCTGCACCGGCATCCGCGGATCCTGATGCGGCAGGCCGCGGGGGGCTGGTACCGGCGCCGCTACGAGTGGGAGCTGACGGCCGAGCCGGATGTGGAGGTGGTGACCTTTCCGGAGCCGGGTCCGAACTCATTGCGGGACGCGAGGACGAGGGCACTGGTCGAGGCACCCCCGCTGTCACTGTCCCCACCGATCCGACTGGAGGTGGTGGAGGGAGCGGGCCCGGCAGAGGGCAGCGAGGCGACGGACATGGTCGGCCTGCACCCACCCTTCAAGGGGCGCGGGGCTGTATCGACAAGCGGCTCCGCCGCGGGGCGCGACCAGCCCCCGCCGGCCCGCGCCCGAAACACGACCGTCCTCTTCCTCACCATCAACCACACCGCCCTGGACGGCCCCGCCTGCCTCCGCATCCTCGCCACAGCCGCAGAGATCTACGGCGGTCAGGACAACTCCCCGGCACCCGCGCCCACTCGCCCACAAGAACCCCCCGCACCCCCGGAGAACACCCCCTCCAACTGGACCCGCCCGGCCCGCGTCGCGCGAGGCGCCCCCGAGAACTCCCCCGGCAACGGCCTCCTCGTCACCGAACTCGCCCTCCCTCACCGCCCCAAGGGCTCCCCCTACACGGTCAACGACCAGCTCATGGTCGCCACGGCCCTGACGATCGCCCACTGGAACAGGGAGCACGGAGAAGCCCCCCGCCCCCTGCGCATCACGATGCCCGTGGACGACCGCCCCAGAGACATGACGATGGAGATCGGGAACGGCACCCGTCTGGTCGAAGTTCCCTTCTCACCAGAGGAGTTGGCGAAGAATCCGGAAGCCATGCCGGAGCTCCTGAGCCGGACGGCACAACGAACCCGCGCCCTCAAATCCCTCAGCCGCCCCCAGCTCGGCCACGGCGCAGGCGTCCTCACCGCCCCGGTCACCCCGGTCGCCTGGCGGGCCGCCCTCACCCGCGGCCTCCGCAGGGCCGCCGCCCCCTGGACCTCCACCACCCTCCTCAGCAACATCGGCCGCGTCCCGTACCCCCTGGACTTCGGCGAGGAAGCCGGCCGCGCGCACGCCGTGTGGTTCTCGGCGCCCGCCAGGATGCCCCGCGGCCTCACCGTCACGACCGCCTCGACCGCCGGCCGGCTGCACCTCGCGCTGCGCTGGTCACGTGCCCTGCTCGGGCACGGCGACGGCGCCCATCTGCGAGACCTGTTCGAGCACTACCTGCACACCACGGAGGTGGCCCCGTGA
- a CDS encoding glycosyltransferase family 4 protein, which produces MPQHVPHPLWTSPQASQWQPSSHAPQNAPQHTSQHSSALPPPPRRIVFLAHRDLDNPAAGGSELLVDRLADGLTRLGHQVTLLCGGPASYRDYRVVSAGGEFGHYLRARTAFARQVGETDLLVEVCNGMPYLAPLWHHGPTLCLVNHVHTDLWKMRFGGPLAPAARIGRRLEHWALAGAAARHRSLLVAVSPSTAHALRAIGVERDRIRVVHNGVEEPEPLVRRSPEPLFVAVGRLVEYKRIDLLLRLWERVRPVTGGRLVIVGDGPERARLEQLAGPGVEFTGHVSEAEKHRLLCEAWLLLHPSAVEGWGLVVTEAATRKTPTVAFDVPGLRDSVVDGETGVLARGESSFAAAWCTLALSGHRREAMGKAARDRAARYRWHRTVRQFRAVASEAVRGWGP; this is translated from the coding sequence ATGCCCCAGCACGTGCCCCATCCGCTGTGGACGTCTCCCCAGGCGTCGCAGTGGCAACCCTCATCGCACGCCCCACAGAACGCCCCACAGCACACCTCGCAGCACTCGTCGGCGCTCCCCCCACCTCCGCGCCGAATCGTTTTTCTCGCCCACCGTGACCTGGACAATCCGGCCGCCGGCGGCTCCGAGCTCCTCGTCGACCGGCTCGCCGACGGACTGACCCGGCTCGGCCACCAGGTGACCCTGCTGTGCGGAGGCCCGGCCTCCTACCGGGACTACCGGGTCGTGTCGGCGGGCGGCGAGTTCGGCCACTACCTGCGCGCCCGTACGGCCTTCGCCCGCCAGGTCGGCGAGACCGACCTGCTGGTCGAGGTCTGCAACGGCATGCCGTACCTCGCGCCCCTGTGGCACCACGGCCCCACCCTGTGCCTGGTCAACCATGTGCACACCGACCTGTGGAAGATGCGGTTCGGCGGGCCCCTGGCCCCGGCGGCCCGGATCGGCCGAAGACTCGAACACTGGGCGCTGGCCGGTGCGGCGGCCCGGCACCGGAGTCTGCTGGTCGCCGTGTCTCCGTCCACGGCTCACGCCCTGCGCGCGATCGGAGTCGAACGGGACCGCATCCGGGTCGTGCACAACGGCGTCGAGGAACCCGAACCCCTGGTCCGCCGCTCACCGGAGCCGCTCTTCGTGGCCGTGGGCCGGCTGGTCGAGTACAAGCGGATCGATCTGCTGCTGAGACTCTGGGAGCGGGTGCGGCCGGTGACCGGAGGCCGGCTGGTGATCGTCGGTGACGGTCCCGAGCGGGCACGTCTGGAGCAACTCGCCGGTCCTGGCGTGGAGTTCACCGGGCATGTGTCTGAGGCGGAGAAGCACCGGCTGCTGTGCGAGGCGTGGTTGCTGCTCCATCCGTCCGCCGTGGAGGGGTGGGGGCTGGTGGTCACCGAGGCGGCCACTCGGAAGACGCCGACCGTCGCCTTCGACGTGCCCGGGCTGCGGGACTCCGTCGTGGACGGGGAGACCGGGGTCCTGGCGCGGGGCGAGTCGTCGTTCGCCGCCGCCTGGTGCACGCTCGCCCTGTCGGGACATCGCCGTGAAGCCATGGGCAAGGCCGCTCGGGATCGCGCGGCCCGTTATCGCTGGCACCGGACTGTCAGACAGTTCCGGGCTGTCGCTTCGGAGGCGGTGAGGGGCTGGGGGCCGTGA
- a CDS encoding DUF3367 domain-containing protein, giving the protein MTTSTVQAPPPAAASTTATMSGPPEGPRSRRWLLGFWAVVFVLFLAVHPGRQTFDTKLGVTTDPARFLGDLGQLWHDQGSFGGIQDQYVGYLWPMLPFYWLGHALQLPVWLVERLWLSLVVSVAFWGALRLAERLRIGNGSGRLLAAVAYALWPTFTIVIGSTSAAALPGAFLPWVLLPLTNERCSARIAALRSALIIPFMGGVNAASTLACLLPVGLYLLSRPPGPRQRKLIAWWVPGVILATAWWVIPLLLLGLYGENFLPYVESAQTTTETMSATEALRGAGNWVAYLHLGEAWLPAGWTVASSVVVILCSAFAAGLGLAGLARRDMPERRWLVLTALTAVLVLLAGYGGAFGAPFHGLVQDWLNGGLAPFRNIYKFQPGLALALVLGLAHLVGVAAEPRRARAVRGRRYAPLIAAVLVLPGLLWPYLNGSILNPGSFQELPKYWHTTADWLEKYSPDSRALVVPATAHGIYTWGSPIDQPLDVLAESRWAQRDYVPFGTPGNRRATDAVEQALMTGGEIPGLADYLSRAGVYYVVVRNDLDPDQIGAVSSSVVKRALEQSGYERVTGLGPLMTGGRIAHDTPLQVEGLYPRQRAVEIYRPASEDVPRPGQAGLLPVADTAQVSGGPESLLPLATELRGRATVLTGDNHPGLGTPPLQIVGDGLRRADTRFGLVNANTSYTYTSDERNASGASQDAGEKPHQILPTKGLDHQTVAELRGARSVTASSYGNWLFHLPQFDPVNAFDGNPDTAWAEGDAGSPDGQWLRIRFSDPAYDMPSSFKVTPLPQESVRSAATKVRVETENGSRTSFLRADGSTQSIKAPPGTTGWMKLTITDSVARRSGLAGAGFSEIDLPDVQVTRLLRLPTDADGSDSAAEVVSLHRVPDPAGISPTGTEAGLHRRFTTESSGTYSVQANAVPVSGEELDKLLYEVAPDQRNRITATADSTAALGTGLSARNLTDGDLTTAWIAGDRPTIHLSWSGKQPISEVVLAPAGGLSARPTEVDITSPDGATVAGVDENGAVRFPAITTDRLDITITKTAPLTLHNPVADEDLQLPVGLTEAYLPALDQYRTPQPKATRTFSLPCGKGPVLAVDGKLYQTGVSGRVRDLTDRRSLTVTLCQQGRSDAELSLASGEHVVEGGDAGPLALTDITLTRGTVAEPSSLTRELRIRDWLGDKRAVTVGSGAASYLTTYENYNDGWKATLNGKSLSPLRLDGWQQGWRIPAGAGGTVKLSYEPATTYDGALIGSAVALAVLVGLVLWRRRSPNPDEPQRVPPAPGVWLGVVALTLVGVVVAGWFALLVPALALLASRRHAWLVPIAFVALAGAGIAAAVGAGEPVGEAAGAFGHVAQLLALIGLFAALVSVRDEPAEQRERAPESEAPTQQLPPVEVEKGRGEPA; this is encoded by the coding sequence ATGACGACGTCCACGGTCCAGGCCCCTCCTCCGGCAGCCGCTTCCACCACCGCGACCATGTCGGGCCCGCCCGAGGGCCCGAGGTCGCGGCGCTGGTTGCTGGGGTTCTGGGCCGTGGTCTTCGTGCTCTTCCTGGCGGTGCACCCGGGTCGCCAGACCTTCGACACCAAGCTGGGTGTCACCACGGACCCCGCGCGGTTCCTCGGCGATCTCGGTCAGTTGTGGCACGACCAGGGGTCGTTCGGCGGCATACAGGACCAGTACGTGGGCTATCTGTGGCCGATGCTGCCGTTCTACTGGCTCGGCCACGCCCTCCAGTTGCCGGTGTGGCTGGTGGAGCGGCTGTGGCTGTCGCTCGTGGTGTCGGTGGCCTTCTGGGGGGCGCTGCGACTGGCGGAACGGCTGCGCATCGGCAACGGCTCGGGAAGGCTGCTGGCCGCCGTCGCGTACGCGCTGTGGCCGACCTTCACCATCGTCATCGGCTCGACGTCCGCCGCCGCCCTGCCCGGCGCCTTCCTGCCGTGGGTGCTGCTGCCCCTGACGAACGAGCGCTGCAGCGCCCGGATCGCCGCCCTGCGCTCGGCGTTGATCATCCCGTTCATGGGCGGGGTCAACGCGGCCTCCACCCTCGCCTGTCTGCTCCCGGTCGGGCTGTACCTCCTGTCCCGGCCGCCCGGGCCCCGGCAGCGGAAGCTGATCGCCTGGTGGGTGCCGGGGGTGATCCTGGCGACCGCCTGGTGGGTGATCCCGCTGCTGCTGCTCGGCCTCTACGGCGAGAACTTCCTGCCGTACGTCGAGAGCGCGCAGACCACGACCGAGACGATGTCGGCGACGGAGGCCCTGCGCGGGGCCGGGAACTGGGTCGCCTATCTGCATCTGGGGGAGGCGTGGCTGCCGGCCGGCTGGACCGTGGCCTCCTCGGTCGTCGTGATCCTCTGCTCGGCGTTCGCGGCCGGGCTCGGTCTCGCGGGGCTGGCACGGCGGGACATGCCGGAGCGGCGGTGGCTGGTGCTGACCGCGCTGACGGCGGTCCTGGTGCTTCTCGCCGGGTACGGCGGCGCGTTCGGCGCGCCCTTCCACGGGCTGGTGCAGGACTGGCTGAACGGCGGCCTCGCCCCCTTCCGCAACATCTACAAGTTCCAGCCGGGGCTGGCGCTCGCCCTGGTGCTGGGCCTCGCCCACCTGGTGGGGGTGGCCGCCGAACCGCGCCGGGCCAGAGCGGTCCGGGGTCGCCGGTACGCCCCGCTGATCGCGGCGGTACTGGTCCTGCCCGGGCTGCTGTGGCCGTATCTCAACGGCTCGATCCTGAACCCCGGTTCCTTCCAGGAGCTGCCCAAGTACTGGCACACCACGGCCGACTGGCTGGAGAAGTACTCCCCCGACTCACGCGCCCTCGTGGTCCCGGCGACCGCGCACGGCATCTACACCTGGGGCTCGCCCATCGACCAGCCCCTCGACGTGCTCGCCGAGTCCCGTTGGGCGCAGCGGGACTACGTCCCCTTCGGCACCCCGGGCAACCGGCGCGCGACGGACGCGGTCGAGCAGGCGCTGATGACCGGCGGCGAGATCCCGGGACTGGCCGACTACCTGAGCCGGGCCGGCGTGTACTACGTCGTCGTCCGCAACGACCTCGACCCGGACCAGATCGGCGCGGTGTCGTCCTCGGTGGTCAAACGGGCCCTCGAACAGTCCGGCTACGAGCGGGTGACGGGCCTCGGGCCCCTCATGACGGGCGGCAGGATCGCGCACGACACCCCGCTCCAGGTCGAGGGCCTGTACCCGAGGCAGCGGGCGGTGGAGATCTACCGTCCGGCGAGCGAGGACGTGCCCCGGCCCGGACAGGCCGGTCTGCTGCCGGTCGCCGACACGGCCCAGGTGTCCGGCGGCCCCGAGTCGCTGCTGCCGCTGGCGACCGAACTGCGGGGCCGGGCAACGGTGTTGACCGGCGACAACCATCCGGGGCTCGGCACCCCGCCGCTGCAGATCGTCGGCGACGGGCTGCGGCGCGCGGACACCCGCTTCGGGCTCGTCAACGCGAACACCTCGTACACGTACACCAGCGACGAGCGCAACGCCTCCGGTGCCTCCCAGGACGCCGGTGAGAAGCCGCACCAGATCCTTCCGACCAAGGGCCTCGACCACCAGACGGTCGCCGAACTGCGCGGTGCCCGCTCGGTGACGGCGTCCTCGTACGGCAACTGGCTCTTCCATCTCCCCCAGTTCGACCCGGTCAACGCCTTCGACGGCAACCCGGACACCGCGTGGGCGGAGGGCGACGCGGGCTCGCCGGACGGGCAGTGGCTGCGGATCCGGTTCTCGGATCCCGCGTACGACATGCCCTCGTCCTTCAAGGTCACGCCGTTGCCGCAGGAGAGCGTGCGGTCGGCGGCGACCAAGGTGCGGGTGGAGACGGAGAACGGGTCGCGGACCAGCTTCCTGCGTGCCGACGGCTCGACCCAGAGCATCAAGGCACCGCCCGGCACGACGGGTTGGATGAAGCTGACCATCACCGACTCGGTCGCGCGCCGGTCCGGTCTCGCCGGGGCCGGGTTCTCCGAGATCGACCTGCCGGACGTGCAGGTGACGCGGCTGCTGCGGCTGCCGACCGACGCCGACGGTTCGGACTCCGCCGCCGAGGTCGTCTCCCTGCACCGGGTTCCCGACCCGGCCGGGATCTCCCCGACCGGCACCGAGGCCGGCCTGCACCGCCGCTTCACCACCGAGTCCTCGGGGACGTACTCGGTGCAGGCGAACGCCGTGCCGGTGAGCGGCGAGGAGCTCGACAAGCTGCTGTACGAGGTCGCGCCCGACCAGCGCAACCGCATCACCGCGACCGCCGACTCCACGGCCGCCCTCGGCACCGGGCTGTCCGCCCGCAACCTCACCGACGGCGACCTCACGACCGCCTGGATCGCGGGCGACCGCCCCACCATCCACCTCAGCTGGAGCGGCAAACAGCCCATCTCGGAAGTGGTGCTGGCACCGGCGGGCGGCCTCTCCGCCCGGCCCACCGAGGTGGACATCACCTCGCCCGACGGCGCGACGGTCGCCGGCGTCGACGAGAACGGCGCGGTGCGCTTCCCCGCGATCACCACCGACCGCCTCGACATCACCATCACGAAGACGGCCCCGCTGACCCTGCACAACCCGGTCGCCGACGAGGATCTCCAGCTGCCGGTCGGGCTGACGGAGGCCTACCTCCCGGCCCTCGACCAGTACCGGACCCCGCAGCCGAAGGCCACTCGGACGTTCTCGCTGCCGTGCGGCAAGGGACCGGTGCTGGCGGTCGACGGGAAGCTCTACCAGACCGGCGTCTCGGGCCGGGTCCGCGACCTGACCGACCGCCGCTCCCTGACCGTGACGCTCTGTCAGCAGGGCCGCTCGGACGCCGAGTTGTCCCTCGCCTCCGGTGAGCACGTCGTCGAGGGCGGGGACGCAGGACCGCTCGCCCTGACGGACATCACCCTGACCCGCGGCACGGTCGCCGAACCCTCCTCCCTCACCCGGGAGTTGCGGATACGGGACTGGCTCGGCGACAAGCGCGCGGTGACCGTGGGTTCGGGTGCCGCCTCGTACCTCACGACGTACGAGAACTACAACGACGGCTGGAAGGCCACGCTGAACGGGAAGTCGCTGTCCCCGCTGCGGCTCGACGGCTGGCAGCAGGGCTGGCGCATCCCCGCGGGGGCGGGCGGCACCGTGAAGCTGTCGTACGAGCCCGCGACGACGTACGACGGCGCGCTGATCGGCAGCGCGGTGGCCCTGGCGGTCCTGGTCGGCCTGGTGCTGTGGCGCCGGCGATCCCCGAACCCCGACGAACCACAGCGGGTGCCTCCGGCGCCCGGCGTGTGGCTCGGGGTGGTGGCGCTGACGCTGGTGGGCGTGGTCGTCGCGGGCTGGTTCGCCCTGCTGGTCCCGGCGTTGGCGCTGCTCGCCTCCCGACGGCACGCCTGGCTGGTGCCGATCGCCTTCGTGGCCCTGGCGGGGGCGGGGATCGCCGCCGCGGTGGGTGCGGGCGAGCCGGTGGGAGAGGCGGCGGGCGCCTTCGGCCACGTGGCCCAACTGCTGGCGCTGATCGGCCTGTTCGCGGCACTGGTGAGTGTGCGTGACGAGCCCGCGGAACAGCGTGAGCGAGCACCCGAGTCCGAGGCCCCGACCCAGCAACTGCCGCCGGTCGAGGTGGAGAAGGGCAGGGGTGAACCCGCATGA
- a CDS encoding class I SAM-dependent methyltransferase: protein MNTTAPPHRGLRDFYEDPAVPVASGTPRSLRQARMLAAALGAAGKTRRTVLDIGCGDGTAAATAAPLLPGHRIVGVDWSQDALKRARTRLPYAVRGELSGSGLPFAAASVDAVLFSEVVEHLVDPDAALDEIRRILRPGGHLMLSTPNLAAWYNRGLLLAGVQPVFSEVSLRAIHGRPGREVVGHLRLYTARALREFVAAAGFEVVRLEGAPFHGVPRPLRPLDRLACARPSLASILLLHARKTGPVQRIRPKEGNGSRPRHDPPDRP, encoded by the coding sequence GTGAACACCACCGCGCCCCCGCACCGCGGCCTCAGGGACTTCTACGAGGACCCCGCCGTCCCGGTCGCCTCCGGCACCCCCCGCTCCCTGCGCCAGGCCCGCATGCTGGCCGCGGCCCTCGGAGCAGCGGGAAAGACACGGCGCACCGTCCTCGACATCGGCTGCGGCGACGGCACCGCGGCCGCCACCGCGGCACCGCTGCTGCCCGGCCACCGCATCGTCGGCGTCGACTGGTCCCAGGACGCCCTCAAACGCGCCCGCACCAGGCTGCCGTACGCCGTGCGGGGTGAACTCAGCGGCTCCGGACTCCCGTTCGCGGCCGCCTCCGTCGACGCCGTGCTGTTCAGCGAGGTCGTCGAGCATCTCGTCGACCCCGATGCCGCGCTGGACGAGATCCGCCGCATCCTGCGCCCCGGAGGCCATCTCATGCTGTCCACACCCAACCTGGCCGCCTGGTACAACCGCGGACTGCTGCTCGCCGGCGTCCAGCCCGTGTTCTCCGAGGTGAGCCTGCGGGCGATCCACGGACGGCCGGGGCGGGAGGTCGTGGGGCATCTGCGGCTGTACACGGCGCGGGCACTGCGGGAGTTCGTCGCGGCGGCCGGCTTCGAGGTCGTACGGCTGGAGGGGGCGCCCTTCCACGGCGTACCGCGTCCGCTGCGCCCGCTGGACCGGCTGGCGTGTGCCAGACCGTCGCTCGCGTCGATCCTGCTGCTGCATGCGCGCAAGACAGGGCCTGTCCAGCGGATCAGGCCGAAGGAAGGAAACGGCTCGCGACCTCGGCATGATCCGCCGGACAGGCCCTGA
- a CDS encoding class I SAM-dependent methyltransferase, with amino-acid sequence MREQDDPESCYALLARDAVDQVEAYDGPVAGRTVVDVGGGSGYFTAEFRRRGADAFLFEPDPAELGEKPPDSTVIADGYLLPLRDAVADVTFSSNVLEHVADPEIFLSELVRVTRPGGLIYVSFTNWLSPWGGHEWAPWHYLGAERARARYRRRTGKAAKHTLGENLFAVHVGPTLRRVRARDDITVVSARSRYWPFLAETVVRAPGIREVATWNLLLILRRCPP; translated from the coding sequence ATGCGGGAGCAGGACGACCCCGAGTCCTGCTACGCGCTGCTCGCCCGTGACGCCGTCGACCAGGTCGAGGCCTACGACGGTCCCGTCGCCGGACGCACGGTCGTCGATGTCGGCGGAGGCAGCGGGTACTTCACCGCGGAGTTCCGCAGACGGGGCGCGGACGCCTTCCTCTTCGAACCGGATCCCGCGGAACTGGGCGAGAAACCGCCCGACTCCACCGTGATCGCCGACGGCTACCTGCTGCCCCTCAGGGACGCGGTCGCCGACGTCACGTTCTCCTCCAACGTCCTGGAGCACGTGGCCGATCCGGAGATCTTCCTCAGTGAGCTCGTCCGGGTCACCCGGCCCGGTGGGCTGATCTACGTGTCGTTCACCAACTGGCTGTCCCCGTGGGGCGGTCACGAGTGGGCGCCCTGGCACTACCTGGGTGCCGAGCGGGCCCGCGCCCGCTACCGGCGCCGTACCGGAAAGGCCGCCAAGCACACCCTCGGCGAGAACCTGTTCGCCGTGCACGTCGGCCCGACCCTGCGGCGGGTGCGTGCCCGGGACGACATCACGGTCGTCTCGGCGCGCTCCCGCTACTGGCCCTTCCTCGCGGAGACCGTCGTCAGGGCTCCCGGCATCCGCGAGGTCGCCACCTGGAACCTCCTCCTCATCCTCCGGCGGTGTCCACCATGA
- a CDS encoding Trm112 family protein codes for MNPDDPLLQILACPLDKGPLHLVPPDEVLYNPRLRRRYPIVDGIPQLLPASGEQVTDDEHEDFLKRMTP; via the coding sequence ATGAACCCCGACGACCCGCTGCTGCAGATCCTGGCCTGCCCGCTCGACAAGGGGCCCCTGCACCTCGTACCGCCGGACGAGGTCCTGTACAACCCGAGACTGCGCCGCCGCTATCCGATCGTCGACGGCATCCCGCAGTTGCTGCCGGCCTCCGGCGAGCAGGTGACGGACGACGAACACGAAGACTTCCTGAAACGGATGACTCCATGA